AGGTCGATCCCATTTTCACCCGAAATCTCTCTAGATGAGGTGCAGTATGCGACCCTCAACACTGGCAACACATCTCCCGGGTCAGATAATATCACGGTCGACCTCCTCAAAGCTGTCTGGCATATCATCGGGACGCACGTCCGCCGCCTGTTCGAAGGATGCCTCTCCATAGGCCATCATCCGAAACCATTCAAGGAGGCCGAAGTGGTCATGATCGCCAAACCCGGACGGCGTGATCTAACATCGCCTCGGGCTTGGCGACCTATCTCTCTGCTCTCTTGCCTCGGCAAGGGGCTGGAAAGGCTGATTGCACGCCGCCTGGCGTGGGCAGCCGTTCACTACAACATCCTTCACCCACAACAGGCTGGCGCTCTTCCCAAAAGGTCCGCGACGGATTTGGTGACTGCCCTGATCCATGATATAGAACTAGCATTTGAAAGTGGAATGCGGGGTTGATACAAGGATTATCAGCCAATGACAATGCGAAACGTCCACTTTCATCGAAAGTGAATAAATCCATAGAGATGTAGACCCCCTAGTATTAAATGTGTCATTCAACTTGACTCTCCGGGTCATTAGCAAGATGAAAGTCGTCCATGGGCAGAAGTACATAATCTTTGGCGCTCATCCCTCACGACAACCCCTGCGACTTACGCACTCCCTGACGGCATTGGGCGCGTCCATCTTTAGAGGGTTTGTAGTTATAGGCTGTTTACTTGGCTCTCAATATTAATGTTCTTGTTGGCAACATTCACAGCCTTCCCCAGTACATTGATGATGTGGGTCCCTGGCTAAAAAAGCAAGGTGTGAGCAATGCGATACAAGCCTTGGTGTACGGACTGAAGTCTGGGGGGAGGATTATTTCTCACCTGGGAGGAAAGTGCATCTGGAGGCAACATGACCTTTCTAATGGCCGCAACGACGACGCTGTAGCCTTCGTCCTTGGCCGTCTTGAACTTACATATCCTAACGTGATCGGCATGAATCGGAGCAGCGTCTCCACAGCCTGGAAGTTGAGCCGAATCGACTTCGACGATCTATATTTCTTCCTTGAATTCTGTTGAACTGGcaatgaggaggaagagtgCTATACCTGGATTAATCCCCTGCCCCAGCCCGTTTTGAGGGTCTCGTAGAAGAAAAACGCCTCAATTTTATCTTTCGGGTCTTTGGATGTCCTGCGTTTGTTTAAGACGTTAGGGAATGCCCTTGTTAGCTCATCCAGGCGCTCAGAGTCTACACCAAGGAGCTTCAAGGTGTGTTCCTGAGTGTCGATGCCGAAGAATTCGAGGATCCTCCGAGCAATATCGGCCGGCTTCGCGGCTGAGGAACCTTTGAATGGTGTCCCTAAGAATATCATTCCACGAAGATTCTTAGTGATGGACTTTTTGCGAGAATCTTCCGTTCCCTGATCGCCGTGGACTAGGACCTGCGCGGCGACGAGCCCACCGAGGCTGTGGGCGATGAAGGTGATGGGACGATCTTCCTGCTCTCTGCAGTCAGCAGCCAGCAGCCAGTAATAAGATAGTGGCGCTAGAGGGCTAGAGATCTGGCATTTGGGATGACTGACTGTCCCCGTGCTAGAACGCTCTGCTGCTAGTTTCGCGCAAAGGTCCTCGGCATCGCTATGGATTTCCGTCTTCGTGACGCTCGATTGATCGCGGTGAGTGATGCCGGTGTCGTAGCCAAAGAGGAAGATCCGACTTTCTGGGATGTCCTGCGGAAGCAGATCTTTGGGCCAGAGGACTCCATCTTGGGTCCAAGTTTTCTCTCTGTCCCCTCGCAGCCCGTGCAAGAAGACGACGCTGCATCCTTAGCATCAGTTGAGACTCATCTCCTGAGTGCGCATAAGGCTCCAAGGCGTACCTTGCCCCACATGATCCCGGTCATCCCGGGAGTACAAGCAGGGTACAAAAAGTTTAATCTCGGAAGTAATTCCTGCTAATTCCCCgccaaaacaccatcaaTTCATTTTGATACCATCAATGAATTCCCCTCCAATTCTAGAAGAGATACAGGCCATCAACCCCTATGATGATAACAGCTTTATCAGGGAAGAGCATAATCGTTGCTTGTGGCAAGGGGACCCCACCCGGGCCGTTGATCTTCCGGTGGAAAATGACCGAGGCACTAACTTCAAGCCTTTCCACGTAGAAACACGCAACTTTCGCGTCAGCCCACTGCCTCCAACGCCTCTGCAACTATTCCAGCTTTTCCTACCTATATCACTCGTTGAAAAATGGGTTTCTTACACCAATTCGTGGATCACGTGGCTCAAAGAAAACGGCGTCGTTGACAGCTAGAAGAACCCGATGGGGACGAcctcatatctgcaccaaTGGGAAGGAATAACGGTCTCAGAggtgttgacgatgattggTGTGCTAATCTATATAGGTGTGCATAAGGAAAAGACGATACGAAGCTATTGGAACCCCCCCAAGCCCGGTGTTCAACGCCCTGCGCACTCATTTATCAAGTTCATCTCATACAACAAGTTTCAGCTCATCCACAGGCACCTTCGTCCCTTTGACCACACCAAATATGACGAAACCGCACCTGTTCCGAAGGTATTTCAATGCGTTGAAGAGTGGTCTGACCACATACAAGCCGTATCTATGCAGATATTCCGGCCCGGGTCTCACCTTGCCGTCGATGAGTGCATGATCCGCTATACAGGCAAAAGCGATGATACAACGGTTATCAAAGGCAAGCCTGACCCCGTGGGCTTCAAGATATGGGTAATCGCCCAATACGGCTTCTTTATTCGGTGGATTTGGCATGTCAAGGAGAAACCACACGGTGCCGTTGGCGTTGAAATTTCAACGCAGAAGTCATTATCGCCAGGTCGGCCAAGCAAGCGAAGAAAAGTCACAGTCGAAGCCCCCGATACAAAAGACGAGCCTTTCGCACCGAATTCGACTCAGGCCATCGTCATTGCCCTCACAAATATACTGCCAAAAGCGACATATCACATATTTATGGATAACCTCTTCTCGTCGTCTCCCCTCTTCCGCAACCTCCGCAACCGCGGCCTCGGGGCCACAGGCACGGCTCGTACGAACAGCGGCATCCATCAGGAATTAGTACAGGATAGGAAAGATGAcggcaaggtcaagaaaATGTACGAATATAATACGGTCAAGACGATACCGACCCCTGATAACCAGGTACTGACTTTAGACACTTTTCAGTGAGAAATCCATACTAATTTGTCTTCGTGCTGTATCCCTAGGTCAATCAAATCGCTTGGAAAGACAACAAGCTTGTGTTATTTTTGACCACTGTGTTCACCGGTGCTGACGATGAGCGTGTCCTAcggcagaggaagaagccgtCGTCAAAAAAGTCAGAGGCCAAGCCAATACGCCGCTTTTTCGGTGACGAAGCTATCAAGATGATTAACATGCCGATAGTGGCTGCTAAGTATAACGACCAAATGAATCACGTTGACCGTGGTGACCAATTGAGGTCATATTATAAGTACGATCATCCCCTACGCCGTGGAGCGTGGCAGGCACTTGCATGGACTTTCCTCCTCGACGTGGCCCTCGTTAACAGCTATATTACTCAACTTCACGGACCGCAGCCAAATTGGAAGAGATATACGAATCAAAGGGAGTGGCGAGAGTGTATTTACAACGAATTATTCAACGCCTACGGTCATGACAGTCAGGCAAGGCAGCGTTACCGAGCAGGAGACGAGCGTGATCTACGAGAGCCCGAATTACAGAGGGAACACATCAATCGTGAGATCAGTCACGTTAACCGCAATGTCAAATCAAGCTGCCTAGCTTGTAAGGGGTGTCGGCAGGGGGAGATGAGGGCAAAAGCTCCGGAATGGAGCCCACTTACGGAGGTTAGCGGcaatgagaagaagaagaggaagaggaagctgcGTAAGCAGACTTGGTACGGCTGCCGAATCTGTGATGTAGCAATTTGTAACAACCGGAATTGTTGGGACTTCTATCACCACCTAATATAGGCGAGGAATCATGTACCTTTAATTTGACGCATTTTAATTGGTTGCAACCCCTCGTCGTGACCTCCTTGGAGCCTTATGCGCACTCAGGAGCTACTGATCCAACAAGCTAGTCATAGTCGCTCAAGCTATCTCGCTGATGAAGACTTCACGATAAACCAGAGGACATCGCACCAAAGGACGAACTAACAGAGTACTTATCTCTGCCATTGCTGCCGGTGGATGACCCTCTAGAATGGTGGCGCTTGCACCAGGATTCATTACCTAAGCCAGCAATAATGGCATTCGATATACTGTCAGTACCGGCTACTTCATGCGAATGCGAAAGGCTATTCAGCCAGTCGAAACTAATAATATCAACGCAGAGACAGAGTATGAAAGATCAAACAATCGAGGATCTCATTTGTTTAAAGTACTGGTTGGGGAAGCGTGGGTCTTGACTCTTGAGGCAGAGCTTTGACTGCAGGTCGACGGTGCCACTATCGGGACATTGTTTGGCTTACCTACGATTTAAATTGAATAGAATTCAATAAGGCTTATACAACTCAATTCaactcaattcaattcaattcaaaTGTATGACAcctcaattcaattcaatctGACCCTCgaattgaattgaattgaattgtTCGGAGCGCTGAACTGCACAAGGTTGCTGTCATTAGGCGACTTCAATGAATACATTGAACATCTAAGAACCGAAACCAATTTTGTCACGAGTAACCTTACTCTATGCCGAAAGGAAATTTGCATTACGATTTGGGGTGATGGAAGTCCCGACATGTCGGGTATTGGAGTGTAGATGAGGAAACCGATAAGAATGTAACTGTCTCGTTCGAAGACGGAGACACAGTTACTTCCGAGTTTGTGGTTGGATGTGATGTTATCCACTCCAAGGTGAGAAATCACATTGAAGTGGTTGAGCCAGAATTCAGTGGCCTGATTGGAATCATGGGCTCGGTAATGGAGACAGAGCTTTCGTCGATGTAAGGACCTTCACACCCTCCTCTCCCTTGCATGATGTTCGGTTCCAACGGCTCGTTCGCTATTATGCCGTCCAGCTTTGATGGCAAAGAAGTAGAGTACTTTGCCACTCTCGAAGCGAAAGATCGCAGTCGGGAGGAATGGTCACAACTGTAACAGAACAAGTCTGAGCTTCACCGAATGATGACAGGGCGCTTTACATGTCACAATTCACAATGGCCTAATCTAGTCCAAGAGCTTTGTAACAAAACTCCACAGAATACCTTAACGAGCTGGCCGTAAGTATCCCACTCAAGTCTGTTAGCTCGATCATTGACTAACTAATCTGGGCAGGTTCTTTTCAGTCACGACACTCAACGACTTGAAGTCTACGCTGGTCGAGTAATAGTTATTGGTGATGCAGCGCATGCTATCCCACCGACTGGCGGCCAAGGAGCTGCCATGGCATTCGAAGACGCTGAAACACTTTCTTACGTCCTCGGACGGATCCGCGATATTTGCCTGATCCGTCCTAACGGTGACCATAGATCGCTGGTGAACGAGATGCTCCACAAGTGGCAGCGACACCGCCAAGGTCGAATCGTCAAGGTCATGGACTTTACTTCGATGCAAGTGTTACATCATTTACCAGACGTAGTCTGTGTCTGACAAAGAACGCAATAACCCTGAACTCTCAGCTCTACCAAGTATCCATTTCGACAATCATATGTCAATGGCTAACTACCGTTGAGAAGACTGATTTTCGCTGCGGAGCTTATCcgcaaataacacatcttAATCATAAACAGCCAGAATGCGATACGATAGTTACAAGGTTACATTTATAATTACAGCGGCAAGCCCTGCTCACTACTACGGTACTACCAGAAGAATGAACGAGAGTACATTTTCAATTAGCCCTACATATAAATACAGCCAGAGAACACTGATGTTAGAGTGAACAAGATATTTTTGACACATCCATGAATCAGTTAGTGATTGGGAAAGTGCTCTGAGTGACCGATCCAGAGTTGGTATCAATGGTAACTTGAACTCCAGGCAGAGCCTTGGCTTCGTTGTAAGACCATTGCTGAACACCTATTCAAAGTCATTAGTACTGCATCCCAATTCTTGCACAACCAAATTTACTCACTGTTGGGGCCTTGAGCACCAATGGTACACTTAGTACCCTtgtcaagagcttcaaaATACTTGTACGTAACATAGTTGGGTCGTGCTTCTTCGAGAATCACCATGAAGTGATAGTACTGGTCTCTGTCTCGGTAGCGTGAAACATACCACTCAATACAAAGCGAGCGTGATGGAGCCTCGCCGGTAATCTCGTAGTAAATGCCTTGAGGGGTGTCCTTGTAGATGTACAGGTCACACCAGAAGGGGAAAAGCGTATAAGGAGGCATGTCGCTGCTTCGGTAGGGCAGAGGCTGGTAGGAATAAATTGTGTTGCCTTTGTCAAGGCTCAGGAGACCGTTGATAGATACGTAGACATTGGTGGAGGAGTAGCCAAAAATGGTAACAGGGAATGAGCTGACAATTGGGTATACAATGTCGTCATAGTTGTCCGCAGCACCTCCGAGACTACCCACAATAGGGATGGGGTTTCTGAGAGCCTGCAACATTGTCAGCGACGACTTGTATCGAGTTCATATGCAGGAGGACTCACCACTTTGTTTGGCAGCTTGGGCTTATTAGCCTCTTCAAGTTGAAGCTTGACTCGTTCaagttcagcttcagcaactcgcttggcctcttcctcagcctGAAGGCGTGCCTGCACTTCAGCATCATGAGCAGTGGCAGCATCAACCTTACTTTGCAGGTCTCGAACAGACTCATCACAGATACGCTTAGCCTCGTTCGCCGCCTCAAGGCGCTGGTGGTCCTCGAGATCGTGAGCACTCAGCTGATCAATCTTATCCTGGAGAGCCTTCTGGGTAGCTTCAGTAGACTCCTGAAGCTCCTGGAGCAACTGAATCTTCTGGTCTCGTTCAGCTTGAGCACCAGCCAGACCAACCTCAAGGGTAGCAATGGCACTATCCTTTTGAGCGATGGCCTGGTTGGCAGCTTCAAGATTACTGTTTGCCTGGTCAAGAGACTCAGTGAGACGTGCTGCATCTCGCTCCTTGGAGGCCAGGTCTGCCTTGGTG
This window of the Fusarium oxysporum f. sp. lycopersici 4287 supercont2.30 genomic scaffold, whole genome shotgun sequence genome carries:
- a CDS encoding uncharacterized protein (At least one base has a quality score < 10): MFGSNGSFAIMPSSFDGKEVEYFATLEAKDRKYLNELAVLFSHDTQRLEVYAGRVIVIGDAAHAIPPTGGQGAAMAFEDAETLSYVLGRIRDICLIRPNGDHRSLVNEMLHKWQRHRQGRIVKVMDFTSMQVLHHLPDVVCV